The Arachis ipaensis cultivar K30076 chromosome B07, Araip1.1, whole genome shotgun sequence genome includes a window with the following:
- the LOC107606546 gene encoding AUGMIN subunit 4-like, protein MVKGQNAPSELRHVIDQLERYCMAPDGSLMSINVYNDLHLAREEMCRERIRYLEAMAIYSEVVAMVEEYHESSSSGGISDSSGGLHSPLGTMNSSQVHKTLEHRMAVAEAAQRLRLPLIAEDGKLHEHEDIEKLSVVSRSFIDSNSSSPNATIYSSNAANYATPRSSISGVNSAFSVIVDSAEPGIFGVPDRFLGITPAYLWQSQIQKTPSSGDMREYCKSLSREIDDRLKLKCDMLLSAFVLDVDENNSFSSPSLRTSSLLAERVKSMIEQIEREETALRENLYSAYRKFAEYYNVLEQILGVIIELFNNFKLGHQHDYDEVKKSWLCQRCEAMDAKLKVLEHFFLYKTYNEETVPALYKIREYIVEATKEASDTYNKAFTRLMEYQGLDDEFEDMAREYEDILEKLENMQWTIQQVEMDLKSFAR, encoded by the exons atggtgaAGGGACAAAACGCACCAAGCGAattgagacatgttattgatcaGCTGGAGCGTTACTGCATGGCACCCGATGGATCTCTCATGTCCATCAATGTTTACAACGATCTCCATCTt GCAAGAGAGGAAATGTGCAGGGAGAGAATACGCTACCTGGAAGCCATG GCAATATACTCCGAGGTGGTTGCAATGGTGGAAGAGTATCATGAATCATCGAGCTCCGGCGGAATAAGCGATTCTTCTGGTGGTCTTCATTCGCCACTTGGAACGATGAACTCATCTCAG GTGCATAAGACTTTAGAGCATCGGATGGCTGTGGCCGAGGCGGCTCAAAGATTGAGACTTCCACTTATTGCTGAAGATGGGAAACTTCATGAGCATGAAGATATTGAGAAGTTGAGTGTGGTGTCTAGAAGCTTCATTGATAGTAACAGTTCCAGTCCCAATGCCACCATCTATTCAAGCAATGCTGCAAATTATGCTACTCCAAGAAGCTCCATCAGTGGGGTTAATTCTGCATTCTCTGTTATAGTAGATTCGGCAGAACCAGGAATTTTTGGTGTCCCTGATCGCTTTTTGGGAATTACACCTGCTTATTTGTGGCAAAGTCAAATTCAAAAAACACCATCATCTGGG GATATGAGAGAATACTGCAAGTCTCTTTCCCGTGAGATAGACGATCGCCTGAAATTGAAATGTGATATGCTATTAAGTGCCTTTGTATTGGATGTCGACGAAAATA ATTCTTTTTCATCTCCAAGTCTCAGAACGAGTTCTTTGCTTGCAGAAAG GGTGAAGTCAATGATTGAACAGATTGAAAGAGAAGAAACAGCATTGCGAGAGAACCTTTATTCTGCATATAGAAAGTTTGCTGAATACTATAAT GTCCTGGAGCAGATACTTGGGGTGATTATTGaactatttaataattttaagttGGGACATCAACATGATTAT GATGAAGTGAAGAAGTCATGGCTCTGTCAAAGATGTGAGGCAATGGATGCAAAATTAAA GGTCTTAGAGCATTTTTTCCTTTATAAGACTTACAATGAAGAAACCGTACCTGCCCTATATAAGATAAG GGAATATATTGTTGAGGCTACTAAAGAAGCTTCCGATACTTATAATAAAGCG TTTACTCGCCTGATGGAATACCAAGGTCTTGATGATGAATTTGAGGACATGGCAAGGGAGTATGAGGATATTTTAGAG AAATTGGAAAATATGCAATGGACAATTCAACAAGTTGAGATGGATCTGAAATCATTTGCTAGATAA